The following are from one region of the Nitrospiria bacterium genome:
- a CDS encoding IS630 family transposase has protein sequence MIHDDEASFRQDSTLYQTWSRLGCQPLIPVTGQRKNLKVFGAVDLFAARFLYKFAEVFNAKTYMAYLEQIARAYFPRKTVLIQDNASYHKDKNVWLWFGENRKWLTVHNLPPYCPELNATERLWHHTRLTGTHNRYFTTIDELHDTVSRVLKSIQRRPEQIRGYLKPYC, from the coding sequence TTGATCCACGACGATGAAGCCAGTTTCCGGCAGGATTCAACCCTCTACCAGACTTGGTCGAGGTTAGGATGCCAGCCGCTTATTCCCGTAACGGGTCAAAGAAAAAACTTGAAGGTTTTTGGCGCCGTGGATCTTTTCGCTGCCCGATTCCTCTATAAATTTGCAGAGGTCTTTAATGCCAAAACGTACATGGCCTATCTGGAGCAGATCGCCAGAGCCTACTTTCCCCGGAAAACTGTTCTTATCCAAGACAACGCTTCTTACCACAAAGACAAGAACGTCTGGTTATGGTTTGGAGAAAATCGCAAATGGCTGACCGTTCACAACCTGCCTCCCTACTGCCCAGAACTTAACGCAACCGAGCGACTTTGGCATCATACCCGCCTGACCGGAACACACAACCGCTATTTCACAACGATAGATGAGCTTCATGACACTGTCTCCCGTGTGCTCAAAAGCATCCAAAGACGTCCTGAACAAATTCGAGGCTATCTTAAACCATATTGTTAA